One genomic window of Caenorhabditis elegans chromosome I includes the following:
- the T09B4.5 gene encoding uncharacterized protein (Confirmed by transcript evidence): protein MPPKLRARSTSRSRNAVSAPSSEKKTKMSKSPSPAKSARKASKSPARARTSNVKKTPSRSASKSATRGRTASKTPKTPSKTPSSASARSRSRSRGRPTNASRLSASTPSASSTSVKRSRSVTKTPRDVVKTIEVADDEDEVTTPSRLRQRNVRNLTQDPPASRSRLPRAVHHTFEGLPVRTTRSASKAQKSQCCAFLTNAKAHAISAYNWIAALLSTIFAYIHYIITAPFVFLRNQWRLNRPENNWLAAAMIIVLCTSFCVIFFLAFPKFVDRCYVYGQKHIAVPAQRFQRQTYSKISQWSGDLHDWSYAKWQALSNNWVHVGTQTK, encoded by the exons ATG CCTCCAAAGCTCCGTGCCCGTTCCACGTCTCGTTCCCGTAACGCTGTCTCAGCACCATCATCGGAGAAGAAAACGAAGATGTCCAAATCTCCATCTCCAGCAAAATCTGCAAGGAAGGCATCAAAGTCTCCAGCTCGTGCTCGCACTTCAAACGTAAAGAAGACTCCAAGCCGTTCTGCTTCAAAATCAGCGACTCGAGGCCGCACGGCTTCAAAGACTCCAAAGACTCCCAGCAAAACG CCCAGCTCCGCTTCTGCTAGATCTCGTTCCCGCTCTCGCGGGCGTCCAACGAACGCTAGCCGTTTATCGGCCTCAACTCCATCAGCATCTTCTACTTCCGTCAAAAGATCTAGATCAGTTACAAAGACTCCACGTGATGTTGTGAAGACTATTGAAGTTgctgatgatgaagatgaagtgACCACACCAAGCAGACTCCGCCAGAGAAACGTTAGAAATTTGACTCAAGATCCACCAGCATCg AGATCCCGCTTACCACGTGCAGTTCATCACACATTTGAAGGTCTTCCAGTACGCACCACCCGTTCAGCTTCAAAAGCCCAGAAATCTCAATGCTGTGCTTTTCTGACAAATGCCAAAGCTCACGCTATCTCCGCATACAACTGGATCGCTGCTCTTCTCTCCACAATCTTCGCCTATATCCACTACATCATCACAGCGCCATTCGTGTTCCTTCGCAATCAATGGCGTCTGAACAGGCCTGAGAATAACTGGCTCGCTGCTGCGATGATCATTGTCTTGTGCACATCGTTCTGTGTTATCTTCTTCCTTGCATTCCCAAAGTTTGTAGACAGATGCTACGTGTATGGTCAGAAGCACATCGCCGTGCCAGCTCAACGCTTCCAGCGTCAGACCTACTCGAAGATCTCCCAGTGGTCTGGAGACCTTCATGATTGGTCGTATGCCAAGTGGCAGGCGCTGAGCAACAATTGGGTTCACGTTGGCACACAGACCAAGTAA
- the T09B4.6 gene encoding VWFA domain-containing protein (Confirmed by transcript evidence), with product MILEVQEAVQFLSTFMFGRIPRSRVKSFCGHLSSLLSEAIDAKRCVDRYDLIVFADGRSDDTIVQAARRAYVHLGELQECMNNGLIMEIMNGRVRALTPFSSQVVFPKTMASIGEYEKL from the exons ATGATTCTCGAGGTTCAGGAAGCTGTTCAATTTCTTTCAACTTTCATGTTTGGCCGTATTCCACGCAG tcGTGTCAAATCGTTCTGTGGTCACTTGTCAAGCCTGCTGAGCGAGGCAATCGACGCTAAACGATGTGTTGATCGGTACGATTTGATAGTTTTCGCCGATGGGAGATCAGATGACACTATTGTTCAG GCAGCCCGTCGTGCATATGTTCATCTTGGAGAGCTTCAAGAATGCATGAACAATGGTCTTATTATGGAGATTATGAATGGGCGTGTTCGTGCTCTGACTCCATTTTCATCTCAAGTGGTTTTCCCAAAGACGATGGCTTCAATTGGAGAGTATGAGAAG ttgTGA
- the T09B4.8 gene encoding Alanine--glyoxylate aminotransferase 2, mitochondrial (Confirmed by transcript evidence), which translates to MQRVQALRPLLPKGHVTYYKDQLLITKGEKQFLFDSNGKKYLDFFGGIVTVSVGHCHPKINAALTEQAQKLWHTTSIYHTEPIYEYAEKLLSKFPSKLNSVFFVNSGSEANDLALALARNYTGRFDVISMRNGYHGMTQTVLGATNLGNWKPVFPHGFNIFKSLNADPYRGIFGGSNCRDSPIQVKNRKCDCKPGSCQASDKYIEQFDDMLLHDFSHSSGPAAFLIESIQGVGGTVQYPHGYLKKSYESVQKRGGLAIADEVQTGFGRLGSHFWGFESQDALPDMVTMAKGIGNGFPLGAVVTSKEIADSFNKSLYFNTYGGNPLASVVGKAVLEVIEEEKLQENSAVVGDYFLKQLAAIDDATIGDVRGKGLMIGVELIDEQGKPLAAAKTAAIFEDTKNQGLLIGKGGIHGNVLRIKPPMCITKKDVDFAVDIIAKSIKQYK; encoded by the exons ATGCAACGAGTGCAGGCACTTCGTCCATTACTTCCAAAGGGACATGTGACCTATTACAAGGATCAACTCTTGATTACGAAAGGTGAAAAACAATTCCTTTTTGATTCGAATGGAAAGAAATATCTCGATTTCTTTGGTGGAATTGTCACAGTCTCAGTTGGACATTGTCATCC aaaaatcaacgCAGCTCTTACCGAGCAAGCACAGAAGCTTTGGCATACCACGTCCATTTATCACACTGAACCAATTTATGAGTATGCTGAGAAGTTGCTCTCAAAGTTCCCAAGCAAATTGaat tcagtcTTCTTTGTGAACTCTGGATCGGAAGCAAATGACCTGGCTTTAGCTCTTGCTCGTAACTACACAGGACGATTTGATGTTATCTCGATGAGAAATGGATATCATGGAATGACCCAAACTGTTCTTGGAGCAACTAATTTGGGAAACTGGAAACCAGTTTTTCCACATggattcaacatttttaagtCATTGAATGCTGATCCATATCGTGGAATCTTTGGAGGAAGCAATTGTCGTGACTCTCCAATTCAAGTAAAGAACAGAAAATGCGATTGCAAGCCTGGATCCTGTCAAGCTTCTGATAAGTACATTGAACAGTTCGATGATATGCTTCTTCACGATTTCTCTCATTCATCCGGACCAGCTGCCTTCTTGATTGAATCTATTCAAGGAGTTGGAGGAACTGTTCAGTATCCACATGG atatcTCAAAAAGTCTTACGAATCTGTACAAAAACGGGGAGGACTCGCTATTGCTGACGAAGTACAAACCGGTTTCGGACGCCTCGGCTCTCATTTTTGGGGATTcgaat cacaagATGCCTTGCCAGACATGGTAACTATGGCAAAAGGAATCGGAAACGGATTCCCATTGGGAGCTGTTGTCACTAGTAAAGAAATTGCCGACTCTTTCAACAAATCTCTATACTTCAATACATATGGTGGAAATCCATTAGCTTCCGTTGTTGGAAAAGCTGTATTGGAAGTGATTGAAGAGGAGAAGCTTCAGGAAAACAGCGCTGTTGTTGGAGATTACTTCTTGAAACAACTTGCAGCAATTGATGATGCGACAATTGGAGATGTTAgaggaaaa gGGTTAATGATCGGAGTGGAACTTATCGATGAGCAAGGGAAACCACTTGCCGCAGCCAAAACAGCAGCTATCTTCGAAGACACTAAG AACCAAGGCCTACTGATCGGAAAAGGAGGTATCCATGGAAACGTTCTCCGTATCAAACCACCAATGTGTATTACTAAAAAGGATGTCGATTTTGCTGTAGACATCATTGCCAAATCAATTAAacaatacaaataa
- the T09B4.4 gene encoding EF-hand domain-containing protein (Confirmed by transcript evidence), producing the protein MTEFFSQKQIDEIRECFNFYSTSGVLRTDSQLRCALRSLGYSPTASKTDIYFKKLNKKPIEFATFLDICKDEQNSPNPLTEIIKALSGLDRNKTRAMPSRELAAILSHVGEQMSPEEIKYLLSKVEVNGMVPHQALIEYISK; encoded by the exons ATGACTGAATTTTTCTCGCAGAAGCAGATTGATG AAATTCGTGAATGCTTCAACTTTTATTCAACCAGTGGAGTACTAAGAACAGATTCTCAACTTCGATGTGCTCTCCGAAGTCTTGGATATTCTCCAACTGCTTCCAAAACTGATATTTATTTCAAGAAGCTTAATA aaaaaccaatcgaatttgcaacatttttggaCATTTGCAAAGATGAACAAAATAGTCCGAATCCACTGACGGAGATTATCAAAGCGTTAAGTGGATTGGATAG aaataaaactCGCGCAATGCCATCTCGTGAGCTTGCCGCAATACTTTCACACGTTGGGGAGCAAATGAGTCCAGAGGAGATTAAATATCTTTTATCAAAAGTTGAGGTCAACGGAATGGTTCCTCATCAAGCACTTATTGAGTATATTTCCAAATGA
- the T09B4.3 gene encoding uncharacterized protein (Confirmed by transcript evidence) — MPDESDSENYDETCEESPPECESIIFEAGSPIDRSESLDQLKESYESLMKSENEKRKKDGCFIGFLTKALAEEETTERGQFFTYYLIDGISLKPPKDSNISLDLYICYLNSRRHHEHYPIIKTKSAVSNRIFYQVGTSDPSKKSSSEPIFSTIKSLLKYYTVFAHVHSISKSGKVRIEIFAPN; from the exons ATGCCGGATGAGAGTGACTCTGAAAATTACGATGAAACATGTGAAGAAAGCCCGCCGGAATGTGAATCTATCATTTTTGAAGCTGGATCTCCAATTGACCGATCCGAAT CGTTGGATCAGTTGAAAGAGTCCTACGAAAGTTTGAtgaaatcggaaaatgaaaaaagaaagaaagatgGATGTTTTATTGGATTCTTGACAAAAGCTCTGGCTGAAGAG gaaactaCTGAACGTGGACAATTTTTCACGTATTACCTAATTGATGGGATCTCTCTGAAGCCACCAAAAGATTCAAACATTTCATTGGACCTTTACATCTGTTATTTGAATAGCCGCCGTCATCATGA GCATTATCCaatcattaaaacaaaaagtgcaGTGTCGAATCGAATCTTCTACCAAGTTGGCACCTCTGATCCTTCGAAGAAGTCCTCATCTGAACCGATTTTCTCAACAATCAAAAGCCTTCTGAAATATTACACTGTCTTCGCGCACGTTCATTCCAtctcaaaaagtggaaaagtCCGTATCGAAATCTTCGCTCcgaattga
- the tin-44 gene encoding putative mitochondrial import inner membrane translocase subunit tin-44 (Confirmed by transcript evidence) produces MLSRICGNGIRLTRTRLQFQPSIVTFRDYSNPAPKRGFLNNLIDNVRDEMQKNKELQEHQQQLKARMQELNESDALKDARKKFEIVEKETLKSSEVVKQKIEELSDHMKKMVHEIQKTEAGKKMTEAGAEALKQARKAAEHVEKVAEKVGDTEVYKHVSTSMKTVKDEIDNIADVRMYSRPEALTKRTDGFDLEKERVVEANDSATDVTLHKDSKWYSGWKNFSESNTYYHKLLDWKIKYDESDNMAVRMMRGVTEKIGSVFSGQNEVSEVLTEIHKIDANFDKQEWLRFCETKIIPNILEAFIRFDLEVLQSWCHERAYTQLSTVVKEYQKMHFSTKDSRIIDINKVEMATGKMMEQGPVLIISFQVYMINVTKNADGKVVEGDPDNPKRINHIWVLCRDVEEYNPALAWKLLEVHMQETPLAL; encoded by the exons ATGTTGTCACGAATTTGTGGAAACGGGATACGATTAACTCGGACAAGACTTCAATTTCAGCCATCTATTGTTACTTTCAGAG actacagtaatccagcGCCAAAACgtggatttttgaataatctgATTGATAATGTACGAGATGAAATGCAGAAAAACAAAGAACTTCAGGAACATCAACAACAGTTGAAAGCTCGAATGCAGGAATTAAATGAGTCAGATGCATTGAAAGAtgcccgaaaaaaattt gaaattgtggaaaaagaaacattgaaaagcTCGGAAGttgttaaacaaaaaattgaagaactcAGTGATCACATGAAAAAG ATGGTGcacgaaattcaaaaaactgaggCTGGAAAAAAGATGACCGAAGCAGGAGCAGAGGCTCTTAAACAAGCACGAAAAGCCGCAGAACACGTCGAAAAAGTTGCAGAGAAAGTTGGAGATACAGAAGTTTATAAGCATGTTTCCACT tcAATGAAAACTGTGAAAGATGAAATTGACAATATTGCCGATGTCAGAATGTATAGTAGACCAG aagcgcTCACAAAACGGACAGATGGGTTCGATTTGGAGAAAGAACGGGTCGTAGAAGCCAATGA CTCAGCTACCGATGTAACTCTGCACAAAGATTCAAAATGGTATTCAGGAtggaaaaacttttcagaatcaaATACTTATTATCACA aacttCTCGACTGGAAAATCAAGTACGATGAGTCGGATAATATGGCAGTACGTATGATGAGAGGTGtaacggaaaaaattggaagtgtTTTCT CTGGCCAAAATGAGGTTTCCGAAGTTCTCAccgaaattcacaaaattgacGCCAATTTCGACAAACAAGAATGGCTCAGGTTCTGCGAGACAAAG AttattccaaatattttggaaGCTTTCATTCGTTTCGATCTTGAAGTTTTACAATCATGGTGCCATGAAagg gccTACACACAGCTATCAACAGTCGTCAAAGAGTATCAGAAAATGCATTTTAGCACAAAAGATTCTCGGATTATTGATATCAATAAAGTAGAAATGGCAACTGGAAAAATGATGGAACAAGGCCCagttttgattatttcattCCAAGTGTACATGATCAATGTGACAAAAAATGCCGATGGAAAAGTTGTTGAAGGAGATCCAGATAACCCGAAACGTATTAATCATATCTGGGTTCTCTGTCGAGATGTTGAAGAATACAATCCGGCACTTGCGTGGAAACTTCTTGAAGTGCACATGCAAGAAACTCCTCTTGCTCTTTAA
- the chn-1 gene encoding E3 ubiquitin-protein ligase CHIP (Confirmed by transcript evidence) — protein MSSGAEQHNTNGKKCYMNKRYDDAVDHYSKAIKVNPLPKYYQNRAMCYFQLNNLKMTEEDCKRALELSPNEVKPLYFLGNVFLQSKKYSEAISCLSKALYHNAVITNAPDIENALKRARHQKYEEEESKRIVQDVEFHTYLESLIEKDRQENSENPEELQRADMAKKRLTELTLATQEKRQNREVPEMLCGKITLELMKEPVIVPSGITYDREEIVQHLRRIGHFDPVTRKPLTENEIIPNYALKEVIEKFLDDNPWAKYEPGGMV, from the exons ATGTCAAGCGGCGCCGAACAACATAATACTAATGGCAAAAAGTGTTATATGAATAAAAG ATATGACGATGCCGTTGATCACTATTCGAAAGCCATCAAAGTAAATCCTCTGCCGAAATACTATCAGAACAGAGCAATGTGTTACTTTCAG CTTAACAACCTCAAGATGACTGAAGAAGACTGCAAACGGGCACTGGAACTGAGCCCAAACGAAGTGAAA ccTTTATACTTCTTGGGAAATGTATTTCTACAGAGCAAAAAGTACAGTGAAGCAATAAGCTGTCTCTCCAAAGCGCTCTACCATAATGCTGTTATCACg AACGCTCCAGATATTGAGAACGCCCTCAAACGGGCACGCCATCAAAAGTACGAGGAGGAGGAGTCAAAGCGAATTGTACAAGACGTTGAATTTCACACGTATTTGGAGAGCTTGATCGAAAAGGATCGtcaagaaaattctgaaaacccAGAGGAGTTGCAAAGAGCAGATATGGCTAAAAAACGTCTAACCGAACTCACTTTAGCG acacaagaaaaacggcaaaacAGGGAGGTTCCTGAGATGCTCTGCGGCAAAATTACACTGGAACTGATGAAAGAGCCGGTGATAGTTCCATCTGGAATCACGTATGACCGAGAAGAAATTGTGCAGCATTTGAGAAGAATTGGCCATTTCGATCCAGTCACAAGAAAACCACTTaccgaaaatgaaattattccGAATTATGCACTGAAAGAG gttattgaaaagtttcttGACGACAACCCATGGGCTAAATATGAACCCGGAGGCATGGTTTAA
- the T09B4.2 gene encoding Torsin-1B (Confirmed by transcript evidence): protein MVQTRKSYGTPSNYIPTSNKRRSLDSSSRLYPDLTEQISNARTEKTSEQQDENDFTDADLSFSSSHGSEESDVSCNEVNEKWKYWTVIGIVFIAIVVGALIKGSKVTTNESYESYIKSVRSVIKNEFPTISKENRDLLRLIGQKIYLEPENHAPLVVLVGGTPAKQIAEAVNRAVQDAKSDEHTTAGKSSIRVESDTDRAELHANLQEILGPALISQSSPRTAVILDVDLLKWDAVLVLHAFSDHGKYPVPKTILFLTVSSQQDSTMDIANTSCDEKMVQFLTKRWIENGGSSDNIPPIIARISYFLCV, encoded by the exons ATGGTGCAAACCAGAAAATCATATGGAACTCCATCCAATTACATACCAACATCGAATAAACGTAGGAGTCTCGATAGTTCATCAAGGCTTTATCCTGATCTAACTGAACAAATAAGTAATGCAAGAACCGAAAAGACTAGCGAGCAACAAGATGAAAATGATTTCACAGATGCGGATTTGAGTTTCAGTAGCTCACATGGATCAGAAGAATCCGATGTGTCATGTAACGAAGtgaatgaaaaatggaaatactGGACTGTTATTGGAATAGTTTTCATTGCGATTGTTGTGGGAGCATTGATTAAAGGAAGCAAAGTTACG ACTAACGAATCGTATGAAAGTTACATCAAATCAGTCCGATCTGTCATCAAGAACGAGTTTCCTACAATTTCGAAAGAAAATCGGGATCTCTTAAGACTAATCGGGCAGAAAATCTATTTGGAACCAGAAAATCATGCTCCGTTGGTTGTTCTTGTTGGGGGAACACCGGCCAAACAAATTGCCGAAGCTGTGAATCGAGCTGTTCAAGATGCTAAAAGTGATGAGCATACTACGGcaggaaaatcatcaattagAGTGGAAAGTGACACTGATAGAGCCGAGTTGCATGCGAATTTGCAGGAAA TCCTCGGACCCGCTCTTATTTCACAATCATCACCTCGAACAGCTGTGATTTTGGATGTAGACCTGCTAAAATGGGATGCAGTTCTTGTTCTTCATGCGTTCTCAGATCACGGAAAATATCCAGTTCCCAAAACAATACTTTTTCTGACTGTTTCTTCACAACAAGATTCAACGATGGACATTGCCAACACAAGTTGTGATGAGAAAATGGTCCA ATTTCTAACGAAACGCTGGATTGAGAACGGCGGCTCTTCAGACAACATTCCACCGATTATTGCAcgaatttcttattttttatgtgtttaa
- the pigv-1 gene encoding GPI mannosyltransferase pigv-1 (Confirmed by transcript evidence) — translation MRRREPGRDVKRAAEEEFIELERRTDTYEDAVLNEDPQMKGFRFPSILSFPVPNKTIETGVTDENPFSARKSAFFTNRLIGREESDSSSSREDSPLGSTETGESCSTTDDEESKEKRIEYRDSQTQRCLGFCFRQLFFSRMWVFILQFIASYYAGDRFRTDGFNLVDKLIEPGQSVFGDVVVRRGLMGLRRWDAQQFLFIAEHHYIFEHSLAFFAGFPETVNYVRVGVNNGMESVFGWTFPPWVTITLAAVFVNLFCFLLCGMTLYQVVLIMTRSVKISLLAVSIFAFNPASIFFSSAYSESMFFTMTLTGFVFMLFGLRGKGFWHRMLKGFTGTICFGLTFAVRSNGLLNFLYVAWIWCGTLLWDEEMPIPDCHKLISTLAATKNERYKQEWQAKFWRFQQKRKQNRKVFRWTDPNFSRCVTLFIVIVCAISATLLFFTPYVFMTNFTADEFCKPQDSHKQAVETIAKTVRLSPKTVSVKNAWEKTTWCKKPKLFGIIARYYGEIQTKYWSVKFFGYWKIKKIPCFLMMLPAAILTVLAIKSSWNDVFLNKRWNNIWVLTARSDHSLPMAIHSSVLLFVAIFYINSEVFTRIIFSSSPFIYIYIATYIDKLTQGTIAGNRLWQYFESPGILPFFVFRRVWQDGWRGKLLYIYILGYFVFGTMAHSAWLPFT, via the exons ATGCGTAGACGTGAGCCTGGGAGAGATGTTAAACGTGCAGCTGAGGAAGAATTTATCGAGTTAGAGAGACGTACGGATACGTACGAAG ATGCCGTTCTCAACGAAGATCCACAGATGAAGGGATTCAGGTTTCCAAGCATCTTGTCGTTCCCGGTACCAAACAAGACTATTGAG actgGTGTTACAGACGAGAATCCATTCTCTGCGAGGAAATCCGCGTTTTTCACAAATCGACTGATTGGAAGAGAGGAGAGCGATTCATCATCTTCCAGAGAAGACTCTCCTCTTGGTTCCACGGAAACTGGAGAATCTTGTTCCACTACTGACGATGAAGAATCAAAGGAGAAAAGGATAGAGTACCGTGATTCCCAAACGCAGCGGTGTCTTGGATTCTGTTTTCGACAGTTATTTTTCTCTCGGATGTGGGTATTCATTCTCCAATTCATAGCCTCCTACTACGCTGGTGATCGGTTTCGGACAGATGGATTCAATTTAGTTGATAAACTGATCG aaccAGGACAATCAGTCTTTGGTGATGTCGTAGTTCGTCGTGGACTAATGGGACTTCGTCGTTGGGATGCTCAACAATTCTTGTTTATTGCTGAGCATCACTACATATTCGAGCATTCTCTTGCTTTCTTTGCTGGATTTCCAGAGACTGTGAA CTACGTTCGAGTCGGAGTAAACAACGGAatggaaagtgtcttcggaTGGACTTTCCCACCGTGGGTAACCATAACATTAGCCGCAGTGTTCGTCAATTTGTTCTGCTTTCTGCTTTGTGGAATGACTCTTTATCAAGTTGTACTAATCATGACCAGGAGTGTGAAAATATCTCTTCTGGCTGTTTCTATTTTCGCATTCAATCCAGCATCAATCTTCTTTTCCTCCGCTTACTCGGAATCG atgttcttCACAATGACTCTGACTGGTTTCGTCTTTATGCTTTTTGGTCTTCGTGGGAAAGGTTTTTGGCACCGAATGCTTAAAGGCTTCACCGGTACGATCTGTTTTGGGTTGACCTTCGCTGTTCGATCGAACGGACTTCTCAATTTCCTTTACGTTGCATGGATCTGGTGTGGAACACTTCTTTGGGATGAGGAGATGCCAATTCCAGATTGTCACAAACTCATATCAACACTTGCCGCTACAAAAAACGAACGTTATAAACAAGAATGGCAGGCAAAATTTTGGAGATTCCAGCAGAAGCGGAAACAAAATCGGAAAGTATTCAGATGGACGGATCCTAACTTTTCTCGCTGTGTTACTTTATTCATTGTAATCGTTTGTGCTATTAGTGCGACACTTCTCTTCTTCACTCCATACGTTTTTATGACGAATTTTACCGCCGACGAATTTTGCAAACCACAAGATTCTCACAAACAAGCGGTTGAGACTATCGCCAAAACTGTTCGACTCTCTCCGAAGACTGTCAGTGTAAAGAATGCTTGGGAGAAAACGACTTGGTGCAAGAAACCGAAGCTATTTGGAATCATTGCTCGATACTACGGCGAGATTCAGACGAAATATTGGAGTGTCAAATTCTTCGGATACTGGAAGATCAAGAAAATCCCATGCTTTTTGATGATGCTCCCTGCAGCGATTCTGACTGTGCTAGCAATCAAGTCATCGTGGAATGATGTATTCTTAAATAAGCG atGGAACAATATATGGGTGCTCACTGCTCGTTCAGACCACTCCCTACCAATGGCCATTCATTCTTCGGTTCTTCTTTTTGTTGCCATCTTCTACATAAACTCCGAAGTATTTACTCGCATCATCTTTTCTTCCAGTCCATTTATCTACATTTACATTGCCACGTACATCGATAAGCTGACACAAGGG ACCATTGCTGGAAACCGCCTTTGGCAGTACTTTGAATCTCCAGGAATCTTGCCATTCTTCGTATTCAGACGTGTTTGGCAAGACGGATGGCGTGGAAAATTGCTCTACATCTACATCCTCGGTTACTTCGTTTTCGGAACAATGGCTCATTCTGCATGGCTGCCATTCACCTAA